CGTGGCCGGTTCGCCCCGGCGTACCGTCTCCGGGCTGGACTCGGCCCGGCTGGCGATGGTGCTGGCGGTGCTCCAGCGCCGCACCGAGCGGCTCACCCTGCACGACCGGGAGGTCTTCGCGGCCACCGTCGGCGGCATCCGGGTGGTGGAGCCGGCGGCGGACCTGGCGGTCGCGCTCGCGGTCGCCTCCGGCGGCCTGAACCTGGCGATCGCGCCGCACCTGGTGGCGATCGGCGAGGTCGGCCTGACCGGCGAGGTACGCCGGGTGGGAGCGGTGCCGCGCCGGCTGTCCGAGGCGGCCCGGCTCGGGTTCCGGCTGGCCCTGGTGCCGCCCGGTTGCGGCCCGGCGAGCACCGGCGCCGGCCCGGAGCAGATGCGGGTGGTGGAGGTGGGCGACGTCCGGGCGGCGTTGCAGGCCGCAGCCCGGGCCTCGGCGGAGTGAGCCGCGTCTCCGACGGACGGGACGGACGGCACGGGCCGAATCGTGACACATCCCAGTAACCACGGGAGCACCCACCGCAGGGCAGTCCGTAGACTGTGCCCGTGCCGATCGACCGCGAAGCCACCAAGCCTGCCGGCGCGACACCCCACGCCCGCACCGGTGCCGTGGGCTCGCCCGCTCGTCCGATCAGCGTCAGCGTGACCGGAGGCGGCAGCGTCGGCGACCCGCTGCGCGCGAATCTGGCGCTGATGGCACCGGGCACCGCGCTTCGCGACGGCCTGGAGCGCATCCTGCGCGGTCGCACCGGCGCACTGATCGTCCTCGGGTACGACAAGGTGGTCGAGGGTCTGTGCACCGGCGGTTTCCCGCTGGACGTCGAGTTCTCCGCGACCCGGGTCCGTGAGCTGTGCAAGATGGACGGCGCGGTGGTGCTCTCCAGCGACGGCACCCGCATCGTCCGGGCCGCGGTGCACCTGATGCCCGACCCGACGATCCCGACCGAGGAGTCGGGCACCCGGCACCGCACCGCCGAGCGGGTCGCCCGGCAGACGGGCTACCCGGTGATCTCGGTCAGCCAGTCGATGCGGATCATCAGCCTCTACGTCAACGGCCAGCGGCACGTGCTGGACGACTCGGCGGCCATCCTGTCCCGGGCCAACCAGGCGCTGGCCACCCTGGAGCGCTACAAGCTCCGGCTGGACGAGGTCTCCGGCACCCTCTCCGCGCTGGAGATCGAGGACCTGGTCACCGTCCGGGACGCGGTCGCCGTGGTGCAGCGGCTGGAGATGGTCCGCCGGATCGCCGACGAGATCGCCGGCTACGTGGTCGAGCTGGGCACCGACGGCCGACTGCTCGCCCTGCAACTCGACGAGCTGATGGCCGGCGTGGACGCCGACCGCACCCTGGTCATCCGGGACTACCTGCCCACCGGCCGTAAGCCCCGCACCCTCGACGAGGCCCTGGTCGAGCTGGACCTGCTCAGCGCCACCGAGCTGATCGACCTGGTCTCCGTCGCCAAGGCGATCGGTTACCCGGCCGCGTCCGACGCGCTGGAGGCAGCGGTCAGCCCGCGCGGCTTCCGGCTGCTGGCCAAGGTGCCCCGACTGCCGGTGGCGGTGGTGGACCGGCTGGTGCTGCACTTCGGCAGCCTCCAGCGGCTGCTCGGCGCGACGGTCGAGGACCTCCAGGCCGTCGAGGGCGTCGGCGACGCGCGGGCCCGGGGCGTACGCGAGGGGCTCTCCCGGCTCGCCGAGGCGTCCATCCTGGAACGCTACGTCTGACCCGGGCCGCGATCACCGGCCCGGCCCGGTCCCGCCCGGTCAGCCCGTCAGACGGATCTTGGCCGGCTGGCTCAGCCGGGTCCCCACCCGCGCGAAGACCTCGTACGTCCCGGCCTGCACGACCGGGCCGTTCGCCACTCCCTCGGCGCACCGGCTGCTGTCCTTGCCGTTCCAGCCGACCTGGTAGGAGCGCTCGAAGCCCGGCGTGAAGGACTGCGTGTCCGACCCGGAGGCGGCACCGCAGGTGTCCGAGGACCAGACCACCTCGGCGCCGGACTTGATGAAGATCTCCTGCGCGTCCGCGCCGACGTCCCGGCTGCACGTCCGCTCCGACCGGTTGCGGATCTTCAGATGCAGATCGACGGCGGCGCCGCGCACCACCTCGCCGGGCAGGGCCTGGGCGGTCACCACGATCTCACTGTCGGTGCAGGTTCCGTCATCGGTCGAGGTGTTGTTGACCGGCGGGTCGTTACTGAGCGACGGCTCGGTCGACGGACTGGAGGCCGGGTCACCGGAGGGCGTCGTCGGACCGGTCCCGGCGTCGCCCGACGGAGGCGAGCCGGTCTCCGGGGTCAACACCGACCCGGTCGGCTCCGGCGTACCGGTCGACACCCCGGGATCGGGCTGACCGTCGCCGGTCGCACCGGGCTCGCTGCTCTGCCCGTTACAGGAGTAGAGCACGACAACCAGCAGGAGCAGGACCGCGCCGAGCACGACGGCACGACGCCGCCAGTACACCGCGGGAGACAGGGGGCCGACCGTCAGACGCATGATGCCCCCACCGTAGCGGTGTCGCACGCGACGGACGGTAGCGACGCGCCGGGGTCGACCGGACCCATCGGAACCCACCCTCCATTCACGACGGTGCGGGGCGTCGGCAGCGCCGATTCGTCACTCACCGTATCGACCCGCCCTCGGTCAGAGATACACCTTGCGTTGGTAGATCGCGTGCGCGCCGGCCACCCGGTCCAGGAACAACAGCCCGGCGCAGTGGTCGATCTCGTGTTGCAGGGCCCGCGCCTCGAAACCGTCGGTGACCAGGCGAACCAGCTCGCCGCTGCCCGGCAGCGTCCCCTCGACCACGAGCCGGCTGGCACGCTTGACGTCACCGGTCAGGTCCGGCACCGACATGCACCCCTCCCGGCCCGCCTTCCACCGGGTCGCCTCGACCACCCGGGCGTTGCAGAGCGCGAACGTGCCGTGCACCGTGACCGCCTTGGAATGGCCCGTCACGTTGACCGCGAACACGTGTGCCCCCACCCCCACCTGCGGTGCGGCCAGGCCGACGCAGCCGGGCGAGACCCTCATGGTGGCGATCAGGTCGGCCGCCAGCCGGACGGTCTCCTCGGCGGTGGGGTCGACCTCCGCGCCGGCCCGGCTGAGCACCGTGTGCGGGGCGGAGACCACCGGCAGCACCGCTCCGGTGCCCAGGGACTCGGGCGTCCACTCCCCCAGCCCGGCGTACGCCTCGGCGGTCAGGTCCGGCGTACCCGCGTCGCCGCTCACAGCAGATCCGGTTCGGCGGGACGGAGAGTGACGTCGACACCGAGATTCGTGGCGGCCCCGGCCAGCCGGGCGGCGAGCGGCTCGGCCGCGCCCGGGGGCACCTCGACCTCCGCCACCACCACGTAGAGCGACCCCACCAACCGGGTACTCAGGTCGGTGACGTTACCGCCGGCCTCGGTCAGCACCCGGGTCATCGCGGCCACGATGCCCATCCGGTCCGCCCCGTGCACCGCCACCACGTACGGCTCCCCGGCCGGAGCCGTCTCCCCGTCGGGCGTCACCTCGCGTACGGTGGCCAGCAGTTGACCGTCGGCGGTCAGCGTGACCAACGCGGCCTCCACCTCGGCGGCGGCCGGGCCCACACAGATGAGGGTCATCGCGAAGTGTCCGCGCAGCCGGGTCATGGTGCTGTCGGTGAGGTTCGCCCCGAGTCGGGCCAGCACCTCGGCGACGTCGGCCACGATGCCGGGTCGGTCCCGGCCGATGACGGTGATCGCGAGCTCGTTCATCCGGGCATTCTCCCCGATCCACGTCCGCCGACGGTGGCGGCCCGCCCGGACCGTCCAGTCGGCGGAATCCGGCACCCGTGGCATGATCGGCGACGCGATGACAGAAACCACCTTCGCCGGCCAGGTGAGCCGGTGGTACGAGCGCAACGCGCGGGACCTGCCGTGGCGCCATCCCGACGTCAGCCCGTGGGCCATCCTGGTCAGCGAGGTCATGCTCCAGCAGACCCCGGTGGTCCGGGTACTGCCCGCATGGGAGGCGTGGCTGGCACGCTGGCCCACGCCGGCGGCACTGGCGCAGGACACCCCGGCCGAGGCGATCCGGATGTGGGGGCGGCTCGGCTACCCCCGCCGGGCGGTCCGGCTGCGGGAGTGCGCGGTCGCCGTCGTGGAGCGGCACGGCGGCCAGGTCCCTGATCAACTGGAGCAGTTGCTCGCCCTGCCCGGGGTCGGCACGTACACGGCGCGGGCGGTGGCGGCCTTCGCGTACGGGCAGCGGCATCCGGTGGTCGACACCAACGTGCGGCGGGTGGTCTGCCGCGCGATCGCCGGGGAGCCGGACGCCGGCCCGGCGACCCGACCGGCGGACCTGGTCGCCACCGAGGAACTGCTGCCGATCGAACCGGCGGCCGCCGCCCTGGCCAGCGCCGCCTTCATGGAGCTGGGCGCGGTGGTCTGCACCGCCCGCTCGCCTCGCTGCGGTGTCTGCCCGGTCGAGGCGACCTGTGCGTGGCGGGCGTCCGGCCAGGTCGCCCCGGACGGCCCGACGCGCCGTCCGCAGCGGTACGCCGGCACCGACCGCCAGGTACGCGGCCTCCTGCTCGGGGTGCTGCGCGAGGCGACCGGCCCGGTGCCGCACCAACGCCTGGACCAGGTCTGGTCGGACGACGTGCAGCGGGCGCGGGCACTGGCCGGTCTGGTGACCGACGGTCTGGTCGAGCCGGTCGGCGAAAGCGCGTTCCGCCTGGTCGGCGACGGTCCACCGGCCCCGGTCCCGACCTGATCGCAGTAGCGGGCCGGCTCCCGGGTAAGGAGCCGGCCCGCAGAGTTCTGCCTGGTGTGGCAACCGATCCGTCCCGGTATGCCGGCCCGGTCGGTGTCGCTCGGTCAGGCGGAGTAGCCGCGGCTGGCGATCCAGTCCGCCAGCACCTCGGTGTCCATCCAGTACTCGGCCTTGGCGGGATCCGCCGAGTCGGCGATCTTCACCTGGCTGCCGCCGTCCCGATAACCGGTCACCGAGATGTAGTGGCCGGACTCGAACGAGTGGCTGCCTCCGCCGAGGTCGACTGCGGTGCCGAAGACGTTGGCCACCACGCTCCGGTCGTCGTCGACGGTACGGACGATGTCCTCGCGCAACCGCTCGGTCTCGGCCTCGTCGGCGACCTGGCCGGGGATCTCCACGGTGCGGTAGACGTCCTTACCGGCCTTGTTGTTCAACGCCTTGGTGATCACGAACGCCGAGTCGGTGCCCCGCTCGGTGGTGCCCATCTCGCGGGCCAGGTCGTCCTGCGAGACGTCCTTGTCCATCACGCTGAGGGCGTTCCGCACCGCGGCCGGACCGCAGTAGTAGAAGTTCGGCTGGGCCTGGTAGCGGACCTTCAGCTGCCGCTCGCCCTTGCCGTGGCCGCGCTCCGTCACGGTGGCCAGGGCGTCGGTGCTGTTCGTCGCCCCCACCGCGGCCATCGGACCGCTGATCATCCCACCGGCACAGACGGCACCGGCGGCGGTCAGCGCGGCCTTACGCATCAATGTCGTCATGGTCATTCCTCCAGCTCGGGGGATCGACACGACACCCGGGACTGCGGAGAGGGTGGATGCCGCGTCGGAGGGAAGAAGCAGGTGACACCACGAACGGTGGGGTGCCCCGCCATGGGTGCAACGGCTCGGATAGGCCACACATTCCGGGCTTACCGGGCGTACGCCGATCCCGCTCTGCGGTGCGCCGCGACTACCTGGCCACCAGAGCCACCACGGCCACCCCCGGTGCAACCGCTCGGGGTGCCGACCCATGCCCGGCGGCCGGGTGACAGGGTCCTTCCGGCGCCCTCGTTGAGCGGAATGTAACCAGGTGCGCTGAAGCATCCGACTGTCCGGTTCGAGGATCCGCACCGAAGCGGCGACACACGACGGCGGCCCGGTGGCAGGTGCCACCGGGCCGCCGCTGGTCGAACCAGCCGACTACCTACTCGTCTGCGCCTGCCGCGGCGGTGCTGCCGCCGAGGTCGGCCGGGACCGCGTCCGGCACGGTAACCGGCCGGTCGGAGCCCTTGAAGACGAGCTTGGACTTGTCGATGTCGTTCGGGTCGCCCTCGCAGTCGACCACCACGATCTGACCGGGGGTCAGCTCGTTGAACAGGATCCGCTCGGACAGGTTGTCCTCGATGTCGCGCTGGATCGTGCGACGCAGCGGCCGAGCGCCGAGGACCGGGTCGAAGCCCTTCAGCGCCAGGTACTTCTTGGCGTTGTCGGTCAACTCGAGACCCATGTCCTTGTTGCGCAGCTGGGTCTCGATCCGGGCGATCATGATGTCCACGATCTGGAGGATCTCGTTCTGACGCAGCTGGTGGAAGACGATGGTGTCGTCGATGCGGTTGAGGAACTCGGGCCGGAAGTGCTGCTTGAGTTCGTCGTTGACCTTCTGCTTCATGCGGTCGTAGTTGGACTCGGAGTCCTCCGACTGCTGGAAGCCGAGCGAGACCGCCTTGGCCACGTCCCTCGTGCCGAGGTTGGTGGTCAGGATGATGACCGTGTTCTTGAAGTCCACGATCCGGCCCTGACCGTCGGTGAGCCGACCGTCCTCCAGGATCTGGAGCAGCGTGTTGAACACGTCCGGGTGGGCCTTCTCGATCTCGTCGAAGAGGACCACCGAGAACGGCCGACGCCGCACCTTCTCGGTCAGCTGCCCGCCCTCGTCGTAGCCGACGTAGCCGGGAGGCGCACCCACGAGCCGCGACACGGTGTACCGGTCGTGGAACTCGGACATGTCCAGCTGGATCAGGGCGTCCTCGCTGCCGAACAGGAACTCGGCGAGCGCCTTGGACAGCTCGGTCTTACCGACGCCCGACGGGCCGGCGAAGATGAACGAGCCCGACGGACGCTTCGGGTCCTTCAGGCCGGCGCGGGTACGCCGGATCGCCTTCGAGACCGCCTTGACCGCGTCCTCCTGCCCGATGACGCGCTTGTGAAGCTCGTCCTCCATGCGCAGCAGGCGCGAGGTCTCCTCCTCGGTCAGCTTGTAGACCGGGATGCCCGTCCAGTTGCCCAGCACCTCGGCGATCTGCTCGTCGTCGACCTCACTGACGACGTCGAGGTCGCCGGCCTTCCACTCCTTCTCCCGCTGCGCCTTCTGGCCCAGCAGCTGCTTCTCCTTGTCGCGCAGCTGAGCGGCGCGCTCGAAGTCCTGCGCGTCGATCGCGGACTCCTTGTCCCGGCGCACCTGGGCGATCCGCTCGTCGAAGTCACGCAGGTCCGGCGGCGCGGTCATCCGGCGGATCCGCATCCGGGCCCCGGCCTCGTCGATCAGGTCGATCGCCTTGTCCGGCAGGAACCGGTCGGAGATGTACCGGTCGGCCAGCGTCGCCGCCGCCACCAGCGCCGCGTCCGTGATGCTCACCCGGTGGTGCGCCTCGTACCGGTCCCGCAGGCCCTTGAGAATCTCGATGGTGTGGGCCAGCGAGGGCTCACCCACCTGGATCGGCTGGAAACGACGCTCCAACGCGGCGTCCTTCTCCAGGTGCTTGCGGTACTCGTCCAGCGTCGTCGCGCCGATGGTCTGCAGCTCACCACGGGCCAGCATCGGCTTGAGGATGCTCGCCGCGTCGATCGCGCCCTCGGCGGCGCCCGCACCGACCAGGGTGTGGATCTCGTCGATGAACAGGATGATGTCGCCCCGGGTGCGGATCTCCTTGAGCACCTTCTTCAGGCGCTCCTCGAAGTCACCCCTGTAGCGGGAGCCCGCCACCAGCGCACCCAGGTCGAGCGTGTAGAGCTGCTTGTCCTTCAGCGTCTCGGGCACCTCGCCCTTGATGATCTTCTGGGACAGGCCCTCCACCACGGCGGTCTTGCCGACGCCGGGCTCACCGATCAGGACCGGGTTGTTCTTGGTCCGGCGGGAGAGCACCTGCATCACCCGCTCGATCTCCTTCTCGCGCCCGATCACCGGGTCGAGCTTGCCCTCCCGGGCCGCCTGGGTCAGGTTCCGCCCGAACTGGTCGAGCACCAGGCTGGTCGACGGGGCCGCCTCGCCCGGGGCGGTGCCGGCGGCGGCCGGCTCCTTGCCCTGGTAGCCGGAGAGCAGCTGGATCACCTGCTGGCGGACCCGGTTCAGGTCGGCGCCCAGCTTCACCAGCACCTGCGCGGCCACGCCCTCGCCCTCGCGGATGAGACCGAGCAGGATGTGCTCCGTGCCGATGTAGTTGTGGCCGAGTTGCAGAGCCTCGCGCAGCGACAGCTCCAACACCTTCTTGGCCCGCGGCGTGAACGGGATGTGCCCGCTCGGCGCCTGCTGGCCCTGGCCGATGATCTCCTCCACCTGCTGGCGGACGCCCTCCAGCGAGATCCCCAGGCTCTCCAGGGCCTTCGCCGCGACGCCCTCGCCCTCGTGGATCAGGCCCAACAGGATGTGTTCCGTACCGATGTAGTTGTGGTTGAGCATCCGGGCCTCTTCTTGGGCCAGGACGACAACCCGTCGCGCTCGGTCGGTGAACCGCTCGAACATGCCCTCGTGCTCCTCACGTGCCGTGCGCACTCGATCTTGGTGGTCAAGACTCTCGGCGGGGCCGGATACGCAAGCGCCCGGGACGGGCGTCCGCGCCTCTTTACTCTATCGCCGCGGACCGACTCGGCTGACCTCGTGTGTCTCCGACGATGGCCCGGTACGCGTCGTTTTGCACAACCCTCCACGCTCAACGGGTGTTCCGGGCATGGTGCGTGTACGCGCAGAGCGAAATTCGAGCACGAGCCGGGGGCCGCCGGAAGCACCGCACGGAGCCCTCCCGACACCGGACGGTCACCCCTCGCCCGTTGTCCACAGGCTGTGGACAACCCGTCCACCGGCTGTGGACAACGGGCGGCGCGACCCGTACGGCCGGACGACCGCGCCGGCCCGGAGAGGCGCTCCGAACCGGCGTGGCGGACGGCCTGGTCTCAGTGACCGGCCTTGGAGTGGTACTCGTCGACGATCTCCTGGGGGATCCGGCCCCGGTCCGAGATCTCCTTGCCGGCCTTGCGGGCCCAGGCGCGGATGGCCTTGTTCTGCTCGCGGTCCGCCGTGGCGCCGCCCCGGCCCCGGGCGGCACGCCCACCGACGACCACACCGCCGCGTCCCACCTTCGACCCACCGGCGATGTACGGCGCGAATGCCTCACGCAATTTCTCGGCGTTCGAACCCGACAGGTCGATCTCGTACTGAACGCCGTCGAGCGCGAACTTGACAGTCTCGTCCGCGTCCCCGCCGTCCAGGTCATCGACCAGCCTCTGAATGATCTGCTTGGCCACGTCCCACATTCCTTTCGCGCAGGGTTCGGTGCACCTGCCAGTTACCAGAGCACAATAGCTCGTCAGATGCTTGTTACGTCAATGGGATCCGGTAACGCGGCGGAAAGTTCCGTGTCGACTACTCGGGGCGAACCAAGGGGAACAGGATGGTTTCCCGAATTCCAAGACCGGTCAGCGCCATCAGGAGCCGGTCGATTCCCATTCCCATGCCACCCGCCGGCGGCATTCCGTACTCCATCGCCCGGAGAAAGTCCTCGTCGAGCCGCATCGCCTCGTCGTCGCCACGGGCACCCAGCTGCGCCTGCGCGACCAGCCGTTCCCGCTGCACCACCGGGTCGACCAGCTCCGAGTACGCGGTGGCCAGTTCAACCCCGCGCACGTACAGGTCCCACTTCTCGGCCAGCCCCGGCTCCTCGCGGTGCCCACGCGTCAGCGGGCTGGTCTCCTCCGGGTAGTCCCGCACGAAGGTGGGTGCCACCAGGCCGGGCACGACCAACTCCTCGAACAGTTCCTCGACCAGCTTGCCCGACCCCCACCTGGGGTCGACGGTGAGGCCCACCTTGTCCGCGTACTCGACCAGGCGGC
Above is a window of Verrucosispora sp. NA02020 DNA encoding:
- the disA gene encoding DNA integrity scanning diadenylate cyclase DisA, with amino-acid sequence MPIDREATKPAGATPHARTGAVGSPARPISVSVTGGGSVGDPLRANLALMAPGTALRDGLERILRGRTGALIVLGYDKVVEGLCTGGFPLDVEFSATRVRELCKMDGAVVLSSDGTRIVRAAVHLMPDPTIPTEESGTRHRTAERVARQTGYPVISVSQSMRIISLYVNGQRHVLDDSAAILSRANQALATLERYKLRLDEVSGTLSALEIEDLVTVRDAVAVVQRLEMVRRIADEIAGYVVELGTDGRLLALQLDELMAGVDADRTLVIRDYLPTGRKPRTLDEALVELDLLSATELIDLVSVAKAIGYPAASDALEAAVSPRGFRLLAKVPRLPVAVVDRLVLHFGSLQRLLGATVEDLQAVEGVGDARARGVREGLSRLAEASILERYV
- a CDS encoding peptide deformylase, with the translated sequence MTAEAYAGLGEWTPESLGTGAVLPVVSAPHTVLSRAGAEVDPTAEETVRLAADLIATMRVSPGCVGLAAPQVGVGAHVFAVNVTGHSKAVTVHGTFALCNARVVEATRWKAGREGCMSVPDLTGDVKRASRLVVEGTLPGSGELVRLVTDGFEARALQHEIDHCAGLLFLDRVAGAHAIYQRKVYL
- a CDS encoding glycine cleavage system protein R, with the protein product MNELAITVIGRDRPGIVADVAEVLARLGANLTDSTMTRLRGHFAMTLICVGPAAAEVEAALVTLTADGQLLATVREVTPDGETAPAGEPYVVAVHGADRMGIVAAMTRVLTEAGGNVTDLSTRLVGSLYVVVAEVEVPPGAAEPLAARLAGAATNLGVDVTLRPAEPDLL
- a CDS encoding A/G-specific adenine glycosylase produces the protein MTETTFAGQVSRWYERNARDLPWRHPDVSPWAILVSEVMLQQTPVVRVLPAWEAWLARWPTPAALAQDTPAEAIRMWGRLGYPRRAVRLRECAVAVVERHGGQVPDQLEQLLALPGVGTYTARAVAAFAYGQRHPVVDTNVRRVVCRAIAGEPDAGPATRPADLVATEELLPIEPAAAALASAAFMELGAVVCTARSPRCGVCPVEATCAWRASGQVAPDGPTRRPQRYAGTDRQVRGLLLGVLREATGPVPHQRLDQVWSDDVQRARALAGLVTDGLVEPVGESAFRLVGDGPPAPVPT
- a CDS encoding C39 family peptidase, producing the protein MTMTTLMRKAALTAAGAVCAGGMISGPMAAVGATNSTDALATVTERGHGKGERQLKVRYQAQPNFYYCGPAAVRNALSVMDKDVSQDDLAREMGTTERGTDSAFVITKALNNKAGKDVYRTVEIPGQVADEAETERLREDIVRTVDDDRSVVANVFGTAVDLGGGSHSFESGHYISVTGYRDGGSQVKIADSADPAKAEYWMDTEVLADWIASRGYSA
- a CDS encoding ATP-dependent Clp protease ATP-binding subunit translates to MFERFTDRARRVVVLAQEEARMLNHNYIGTEHILLGLIHEGEGVAAKALESLGISLEGVRQQVEEIIGQGQQAPSGHIPFTPRAKKVLELSLREALQLGHNYIGTEHILLGLIREGEGVAAQVLVKLGADLNRVRQQVIQLLSGYQGKEPAAAGTAPGEAAPSTSLVLDQFGRNLTQAAREGKLDPVIGREKEIERVMQVLSRRTKNNPVLIGEPGVGKTAVVEGLSQKIIKGEVPETLKDKQLYTLDLGALVAGSRYRGDFEERLKKVLKEIRTRGDIILFIDEIHTLVGAGAAEGAIDAASILKPMLARGELQTIGATTLDEYRKHLEKDAALERRFQPIQVGEPSLAHTIEILKGLRDRYEAHHRVSITDAALVAAATLADRYISDRFLPDKAIDLIDEAGARMRIRRMTAPPDLRDFDERIAQVRRDKESAIDAQDFERAAQLRDKEKQLLGQKAQREKEWKAGDLDVVSEVDDEQIAEVLGNWTGIPVYKLTEEETSRLLRMEDELHKRVIGQEDAVKAVSKAIRRTRAGLKDPKRPSGSFIFAGPSGVGKTELSKALAEFLFGSEDALIQLDMSEFHDRYTVSRLVGAPPGYVGYDEGGQLTEKVRRRPFSVVLFDEIEKAHPDVFNTLLQILEDGRLTDGQGRIVDFKNTVIILTTNLGTRDVAKAVSLGFQQSEDSESNYDRMKQKVNDELKQHFRPEFLNRIDDTIVFHQLRQNEILQIVDIMIARIETQLRNKDMGLELTDNAKKYLALKGFDPVLGARPLRRTIQRDIEDNLSERILFNELTPGQIVVVDCEGDPNDIDKSKLVFKGSDRPVTVPDAVPADLGGSTAAAGADE
- a CDS encoding Lsr2 family protein, giving the protein MAKQIIQRLVDDLDGGDADETVKFALDGVQYEIDLSGSNAEKLREAFAPYIAGGSKVGRGGVVVGGRAARGRGGATADREQNKAIRAWARKAGKEISDRGRIPQEIVDEYHSKAGH